The genomic segment TTTACTCAAAGAATATTATCTCTTTCAGAGCTTAAGTCATTGTTGGAAGACTCTAAATTAACTCTTCCAAATTATACAGAAAACAGAATACCACCTCATACTTCGAAAATTAACGCAATGATTAGTCAGGAGGAAAAGTCTGCCAGTCTTGAAGAAGAAGGAatgggaaaaaaagaaaatataaaaaaggaaaatgtttcatataaagaTAGAtcagaaattcaaaatatttcaaatttacaagAATCTTATGTTAATAGTAAGATACTACAACACAATAAGTATATCATCCTCTAATTTGCtcttttatgatttattaatttttattttttatagatgTCGTCATTGGCAAGAGTACAGAAGAATTGTGCAGTTGTATCGTTGCTATACCTAGAGAAATTGATATCGAACTCTTAAATAAAAGTGATAGATGGGTCATTTGTGCATTAAGCGTAAATCAAATTCAAGGAGATAAGCATAATGTCCGACTTACACTGCCGAAAGAtgttattcttattaaacCAAATGCAGAACAACATGTTaaggtaaaagaaagacaattacaaatttacagtaatataaaagttaaaacataattatttcagaTTACCGTAATAGTGGTGAAAATGTGTAAACCAATTATTGCAGTTTTAAACATAACAGTGTCAGATATGGTAACAAGAATTGAATGGATTATGAAACATATTATATGTCTCAAACCCGAAGAAGTTGATATAAACGTGTCAAACCCTTCtcaaaaaaaagaattagatTTTCAGTATATTGCTGAAAATAGCATGGCAGTCTTAcctattacaataaaaaataaaaataatgtcgATGTACCCATCAAAATTTCTATACTACAGGTGATAATTCCATCTAATTAATCtcatatgtattttatttgttatgtCTGctatctctctttttttaatgcaATGTAGAATGAACCAGCAATATTTAGCTTAGAAAATTCAGAAGAATCACAACATATTACTCTTAAATCTCAAGAAGTACGCACTACAAATGTTCGATGCAAGGCTGTTGCGCAAAAAAATACTGAGACGCAACAACGATCCTTACAACGTTACGCTGGcactttaataattcaaaacgAAAGTACTCCAGAGAACAGTATAATAATCCAAGAAATTCCTCTTATTGTACAAGTAGGAATTTATAAGATACAAACAATTGATACGGACCTACCTTTGATCGTTCCTAACAAACAAAGCAAACCCTTGACCGTGATTAATCTTGGGACGATACCGACGCTAATAACAGCTTCATTTATCcaagaaattgaattaatgaaaaattcaaaatatttctcagtTGAACCAGAAAATTTACTTGTGCAACCTAGGGAAACTGGATGCTTCTATATTACATACAAGCAACAAACATCCGGCACTCCTAAAATGTGAGAGGACATTTTATAAAcctatataatatcataaatatctttttattgatttttgcatatatttataggtatgcaaaaattaaattaactgcTGCTGGCGATGATCATTACTATTCTGTAATCGGGGAATCAAACACATATACAGAggcagaaaatgaaaatgttcgaTGTGAAACACCTCAGTATTTACCACCTGTTAGTTCTCCATCGTCTCCGCATAGCGTGGTTTCAaacaagtaaatttaatattatatgttatattaagcTTCTACAAAGTTTTACATGTTGACATTTTACACGATAATAGGTCGGGCGCATCTGGCAGAAATTCGCCTCTTAGTTCAGTATCTGGTTCAACTGTTACTGGCGATAAAATACCTATCAGAACAACTCACGCTGCTCTGATATGGAATAGCGTGAAAACAGGAAAGTCAGAAATTAGGGAATTCACTATTCGTAATACGAGTAACAACAAAATAAGGATACAAGCTATTATATCGGACAgtgaaaaaaattttcgaGTAATGTATTTAATCCactgaaatatcatttaattaatattttacatttatgaaAACATTTGACATCCTCTCAGTTTCTTCGAGAACGACAGCCCGTTGGTGCTATTGTATTAGCTCTGCAAGGTTCGGAAAGTAGAATGCTGTCCGTTCTATTTAGTCCTCATCATATAGGCGCAGCGgctggaaaaataatattcagaCACTATGAGCCAAGAAGAGAAGAGTCTGAATTTGGATCTTCGAAAGTGGTAAATAAACGTATTGTATGTTGAAACTcccataaattaattaatatttgaatccATTTGTAATATATCATTTGCAGCTATTCCTATATGGTTATGGGGGTTATAGCAAAGTTGAAATTTCAGAAGCATTTAAAGACACAGGCGGAAAAATGTGGTTATCGCTTGGTATTTTAAGGTGCGGAAGATCTCCACGTGCAAAGATCAAATTACAAAACATTGGAGATCTGTGTTCCTAtgttaaaatcaaattaatacCCAAAGGTATCTTAAGTATATGAATTGTAAATgatcattttctaaattattttttaataatctcaGCTGTATATCCTACTATGGCATCGAGTTGGCAAGTAAATCCAACTGAATTGTTGTTAAATTCGAAAGAAGTTCAATGGGTGACTCTGGAATTCGAACCGCGAAAAGAAGATCTAGCTTTACTGCAACGATCTAATGTCTCACATGTTGGAACCCTATTAATTACCCATGGAGATGAACCTACGCGCTGGCGAATTCGTCGGTGAGTAATATtaagtttataaaaaattattctactcttcatttttttatattttatttttagattgtataataaaatgaaagaaacaggTGAATTGAGTgggaatgaaaatgaaacttttaggAATATTATTCAACCATTATGTAAAACTTTTTCTGGAGAACAATTAATATCGGATATAAATGCTATACGAGATTCAGTGGTAGGTAACAAGGAATTTACTAACTGctctaattattaaattatttataaatctaagTATTATTTAGCAAAATCTTGGGGACCTTTGTCAAGGGATTCGTCAACATGAAATAATGTTAACGGTGGAAGTGTGCGCCGATGATACTATGTCCGTTCTTCACGATAATGCCGACGAATCACAAATGTTTTATTCTCTTTGTAGCGACAATAGTCATATATATGAAGGAAATGGTGAAAGTTTCCTACCCTCAGAGtgagtataataaataacttaaaTGTCATAAAGTTCAATAGACATTGATGTTTACTTAAAGAAATCTTCAGGACTTTTGTAGCAAATAGTACACTTCAAAACGGCATGAATGCAAACGATTTTATGATTAGCCCATCTGTTGTGATTTTAACTCCACCGACTAGATCAGAAGCAGTTGTAACAATAAGAAGTCCTTGTACTGTGGCAGAACCGTTTGAAacttttttatcaaatacgGAGTATTTAAGAGTCGTTCCTGCGGAGGGAATGATACCTACTAGAAgagattttcaattaaaaatacagtGTAAACGAAAAATCGAACGGAATTTCAACGcaattcttgaaatttatacagAGAACAAAAAGTTTGATGtacaaataaaagtaacagttaaataattgtaaattgaaatcttagaattaattttttattgaagtatttattatacagatACTACTATCCTatagcttttaatttttatatcagcaatatttttactataaataaattaatcaataaaatctttatttgtTCATAGTATATTCCTTTAATACATCATGGTGTacattatttatcttaaattgTACATTATGCTGTGACTGGAGAGCTTGTATTATTTGGACCATATTCTCTACATCAGATATTCCAGAATGTAATTTTCCAATCAAAGGAAGGTTAAGATGTGAAAgcatatcttttaaatttcgtgGATAATAATCTGTTGCGTCACAAAAGCTACCTTTTAAATTTATCCACTTCATAAATTGCTTAggtaatgatatattttctaactCGCACTGGCTTGGTAACATAAACTTTAAGTCCCAATCACCACATGTAACAAATGCAGAATCGTTCCcgtctttaaaatatttgtgttcTTCTAAccaattacaaaatgtttcaaacacTTCTGAAAAGTAAGGTTGATTGTCTACCAGGTCCTGCATGATTCCAGTAAGTTCTGTACAAAATGGAGTAAGCTGAGGATGGTATTTTGGCTTAACATACTCGTGAAAGACGTTTTCAACTTCCCAACTTGTCGTAGACACTGCTGCACAGGGAATCTCGATAATTTCTTGCGGATCAATTTTCTCGTGTTTCTTGCAAGTGCATTCAAAGTCCAGTACAagcaaataattgaaagattGCTTAATTTCTTTGGTTCCTCTATAAATAGATCGAGGATATTTCGTGAGAAGTCGTTTCGCCATTATTTCATTACACtcgtgaaaaaaataattactataactcctgttaaaacgaaacaaaacgtTCCAGAATATATACAGGGTCAAATAAggttagaaaataaatggtTTATTGAACTGGAGAATTCCTAACGCCACTTATCTAGTTAcaacatttgtaaaaaaaaaaaaaaacaaaaaacaaaacatattttctttttaattgacAAATACTATTTAAGATACTATCAAAcacttattttaaaaatacatcaGATTCTTGACATACTTGacgcaaatatttcaatcgcaTCCGGTTTACACTTATAACTAGTAACTAGTGAATGCACGTTTGAATATCAATCTCGAAAtgacgaaatttttcaatactGTGGGAATATGAATTACTTTAAACATAATTCGACgttaaaattttttgaatatcctagtaaattttaaatcttgaGCCATGAAAGTTTACCTAAGGTTGAAGATCAAGTGTAACAGTAATTACGACTGCACAGGAGTACAAAtcttacatatgtatataataatattgtcaCTGATATAATGACATATCAGACTATCATTgacgaataaattatcataaaattaataatctataaCTTGACCAAgcttttttaatcgattaagTAACGCATCGCCtctttttatgatattttgataa from the Bombus pyrosoma isolate SC7728 linkage group LG11, ASM1482585v1, whole genome shotgun sequence genome contains:
- the LOC122572908 gene encoding uncharacterized protein LOC122572908 isoform X3, whose protein sequence is MFTPLKPTEADFIDVTVLSTPQPQATSTVQRKSTLENNVLDRDIEEAICKQFVKDKNDIARKSTDSSLGILDSISSFLAEVSGIEEVEKQSKSKLDIECARKLLQRCSDIKSTSITCDTNKENNTNIQNLSSNIIPSTLNDYGQSVCSNQINLQNENISHSVKDKPNSVVFEPKEISARSSGLSRSSENNLSSSASSKNLNQITFDATTAELMAQFNNEDFRPASEMASQMLADEVSWQQNYPYALPTTASSEKEYLNLSCFSGIMGELDLSIESCAGHKVSVSEFFRRKCGNFGELSDTGIERPSLGLSVDSPKKKDHLIPLVDSTCSSVTEGITYLHSLKHFFCISKRIFLLVDSTIGPNIAKDKTQNIPNITKDAEEQSIMSLTSIARALQDIDSGTPRRLVDQLIMAKKKKKSTQVQEKSVAGDTYTLSPSSRKSMPATSNKNIDNFGKDVGLLNLSSKLSLDSKIINETVDIKHSIPRMLSFDSNSGTKINYEAISQALKKELSSGNLPSLYSQELKSLLEDSKLTLPNYTENRIPPHTSKINAMISQEEKSASLEEEGMGKKENIKKENVSYKDRSEIQNISNLQESYVNNVVIGKSTEELCSCIVAIPREIDIELLNKSDRWVICALSVNQIQGDKHNVRLTLPKDVILIKPNAEQHVKITVIVVKMCKPIIAVLNITVSDMVTRIEWIMKHIICLKPEEVDINVSNPSQKKELDFQYIAENSMAVLPITIKNKNNVDVPIKISILQNEPAIFSLENSEESQHITLKSQEVRTTNVRCKAVAQKNTETQQRSLQRYAGTLIIQNESTPENSIIIQEIPLIVQVGIYKIQTIDTDLPLIVPNKQSKPLTVINLGTIPTLITASFIQEIELMKNSKYFSVEPENLLVQPRETGCFYITYKQQTSGTPKMYAKIKLTAAGDDHYYSVIGESNTYTEAENENVRCETPQYLPPVSSPSSPHSVVSNKSGASGRNSPLSSVSGSTVTGDKIPIRTTHAALIWNSVKTGKSEIREFTIRNTSNNKIRIQAIISDSEKNFRFLRERQPVGAIVLALQGSESRMLSVLFSPHHIGAAAGKIIFRHYEPRREESEFGSSKVLFLYGYGGYSKVEISEAFKDTGGKMWLSLGILRCGRSPRAKIKLQNIGDLCSYVKIKLIPKAVYPTMASSWQVNPTELLLNSKEVQWVTLEFEPRKEDLALLQRSNVSHVGTLLITHGDEPTRWRIRRLYNKMKETGELSGNENETFRNIIQPLCKTFSGEQLISDINAIRDSVYYLAKSWGPLSRDSST
- the LOC122572908 gene encoding uncharacterized protein LOC122572908 isoform X2; the protein is MFTPLKPTEADFIDVTVLSTPQPQATSTVQRKSTLENNVLDRDIEEAICKQFVKDKNDIARKSTDSSLGILDSISSFLAEVSGIEEVEKQSKSKLDIECARKLLQRCSDIKSTSITCDTNKENNTNIQNLSSNIIPSTLNDYGQSVCSNQINLQNENISHSVKDKPNSVVFEPKEISARSSGLSRSSENNLSSSASSKNLNQITFDATTAELMAQFNNEDFRPASEMASQMLADEVSWQQNYPYALPTTASSEKEYLNLSCFSGIMGELDLSIESCAGHKVSVSEFFRRKCGNFGELSDTGIERPSLGLSVDSPKKKDHLIPLVDSTCSSVTEDSTIGPNIAKDKTQNIPNITKDAEEQSIMSLTSIARALQDIDSGTPRRLVDQLIMAKKKKKSTQVQEKSVAGDTYTLSPSSRKSMPATSNKNIDNFGKDVGLLNLSSKLSLDSKIINETVDIKHSIPRMLSFDSNSGTKINYEAISQALKKELSSGNLPSLYSQELKSLLEDSKLTLPNYTENRIPPHTSKINAMISQEEKSASLEEEGMGKKENIKKENVSYKDRSEIQNISNLQESYVNNVVIGKSTEELCSCIVAIPREIDIELLNKSDRWVICALSVNQIQGDKHNVRLTLPKDVILIKPNAEQHVKITVIVVKMCKPIIAVLNITVSDMVTRIEWIMKHIICLKPEEVDINVSNPSQKKELDFQYIAENSMAVLPITIKNKNNVDVPIKISILQNEPAIFSLENSEESQHITLKSQEVRTTNVRCKAVAQKNTETQQRSLQRYAGTLIIQNESTPENSIIIQEIPLIVQVGIYKIQTIDTDLPLIVPNKQSKPLTVINLGTIPTLITASFIQEIELMKNSKYFSVEPENLLVQPRETGCFYITYKQQTSGTPKMYAKIKLTAAGDDHYYSVIGESNTYTEAENENVRCETPQYLPPVSSPSSPHSVVSNKSGASGRNSPLSSVSGSTVTGDKIPIRTTHAALIWNSVKTGKSEIREFTIRNTSNNKIRIQAIISDSEKNFRFLRERQPVGAIVLALQGSESRMLSVLFSPHHIGAAAGKIIFRHYEPRREESEFGSSKVLFLYGYGGYSKVEISEAFKDTGGKMWLSLGILRCGRSPRAKIKLQNIGDLCSYVKIKLIPKAVYPTMASSWQVNPTELLLNSKEVQWVTLEFEPRKEDLALLQRSNVSHVGTLLITHGDEPTRWRIRRLYNKMKETGELSGNENETFRNIIQPLCKTFSGEQLISDINAIRDSVQNLGDLCQGIRQHEIMLTVEVCADDTMSVLHDNADESQMFYSLCSDNSHIYEGNGESFLPSETFVANSTLQNGMNANDFMISPSVVILTPPTRSEAVVTIRSPCTVAEPFETFLSNTEYLRVVPAEGMIPTRRDFQLKIQCKRKIERNFNAILEIYTENKKFDVQIKVTVK
- the LOC122572908 gene encoding uncharacterized protein LOC122572908 isoform X1, with protein sequence MFTPLKPTEADFIDVTVLSTPQPQATSTVQRKSTLENNVLDRDIEEAICKQFVKDKNDIARKSTDSSLGILDSISSFLAEVSGIEEVEKQSKSKLDIECARKLLQRCSDIKSTSITCDTNKENNTNIQNLSSNIIPSTLNDYGQSVCSNQINLQNENISHSVKDKPNSVVFEPKEISARSSGLSRSSENNLSSSASSKNLNQITFDATTAELMAQFNNEDFRPASEMASQMLADEVSWQQNYPYALPTTASSEKEYLNLSCFSGIMGELDLSIESCAGHKVSVSEFFRRKCGNFGELSDTGIERPSLGLSVDSPKKKDHLIPLVDSTCSSVTEGITYLHSLKHFFCISKRIFLLVDSTIGPNIAKDKTQNIPNITKDAEEQSIMSLTSIARALQDIDSGTPRRLVDQLIMAKKKKKSTQVQEKSVAGDTYTLSPSSRKSMPATSNKNIDNFGKDVGLLNLSSKLSLDSKIINETVDIKHSIPRMLSFDSNSGTKINYEAISQALKKELSSGNLPSLYSQELKSLLEDSKLTLPNYTENRIPPHTSKINAMISQEEKSASLEEEGMGKKENIKKENVSYKDRSEIQNISNLQESYVNNVVIGKSTEELCSCIVAIPREIDIELLNKSDRWVICALSVNQIQGDKHNVRLTLPKDVILIKPNAEQHVKITVIVVKMCKPIIAVLNITVSDMVTRIEWIMKHIICLKPEEVDINVSNPSQKKELDFQYIAENSMAVLPITIKNKNNVDVPIKISILQNEPAIFSLENSEESQHITLKSQEVRTTNVRCKAVAQKNTETQQRSLQRYAGTLIIQNESTPENSIIIQEIPLIVQVGIYKIQTIDTDLPLIVPNKQSKPLTVINLGTIPTLITASFIQEIELMKNSKYFSVEPENLLVQPRETGCFYITYKQQTSGTPKMYAKIKLTAAGDDHYYSVIGESNTYTEAENENVRCETPQYLPPVSSPSSPHSVVSNKSGASGRNSPLSSVSGSTVTGDKIPIRTTHAALIWNSVKTGKSEIREFTIRNTSNNKIRIQAIISDSEKNFRFLRERQPVGAIVLALQGSESRMLSVLFSPHHIGAAAGKIIFRHYEPRREESEFGSSKVLFLYGYGGYSKVEISEAFKDTGGKMWLSLGILRCGRSPRAKIKLQNIGDLCSYVKIKLIPKAVYPTMASSWQVNPTELLLNSKEVQWVTLEFEPRKEDLALLQRSNVSHVGTLLITHGDEPTRWRIRRLYNKMKETGELSGNENETFRNIIQPLCKTFSGEQLISDINAIRDSVQNLGDLCQGIRQHEIMLTVEVCADDTMSVLHDNADESQMFYSLCSDNSHIYEGNGESFLPSETFVANSTLQNGMNANDFMISPSVVILTPPTRSEAVVTIRSPCTVAEPFETFLSNTEYLRVVPAEGMIPTRRDFQLKIQCKRKIERNFNAILEIYTENKKFDVQIKVTVK